caaaaatattgcaaatttaagagaaaaaaatattctatATAATGAGGACAACTGCTAAATTGCAGAATGCGCACTGCCAACGCATCACAATAGATCTGCCAGAATTGAGAGCTAGAAAGAACTGAATTCcatctcaaaaaaagaaaaaagaaaaagaactgaATTCTATTAGTGTCCCTGACTAAGGCTACAACTAAAAGACCAGGGACATCTAAAACCACAAAGAAATCTCTCGacaaagaagagaaacaaGCACAAAACGCACGCAAGCaacaaggtttttttttttgaagacgCAAACGGTCGATCCCCGTGATGCGATTAGAAAAAAGAATTTGCCCCGTTTACAAGAAAAACCGATACAATACCCAGCTTATTCTAGGAAAGCCGAACGAAAAACCCAGACAAAGAGCAAACACAGTACGAAACCGAAGAAACAAGCCGCTACCGCAAAGACAGGTTGGTACAATGAGGCAATATTAACTTGAGATAACAAGCACTGAAACAACCAGAATGTCAGCCAGCTAACAGGATGTACATAACAAAACCACGGCAGAATAGATACCGATGGACAAGCTGTACAAAGAATAACATCCGAAACATACAACATCTCAACACCACGACGACAACCAAGCACGCCCACCAGAAGTTGCATGAGACGGGCACAATCTCAATCTGACTATAGACAGTACATAACATCAACTGGCGATAACCAGCTACCATTTTAGAAACCCAAGGAGATGCTTAATGTACACTACAAAAATTTCTGGTAAGATCATCTCCTAGCTGAGTTCCCATGCCTTTGGCTGCGGAAGTAGCTGAGAAGAGCTTGCGCCTGCAACAAATTCAAATTCTTAGCATAAATCGTTTAcaagtatgttttttttctagttGTAAGAAATATGATGAGGGAAGCGCGCCATACCTTTTCTCTTGCTCGCGGCGTTCCTGACTGTGACAGTGCAACTAAAGGGGGCACAGCACCCTCTTGAAGAACTATGCTGCAGAATCTGTTGCTGTTTGTGCAAAGCTGAAGCAATGCCGCGGCAGCATTTTCCTTCCCTCTTGCTGAACCCAGTTCAACAACTTCAACAAGGGATGGAATGCCGCGTGCCTGCCCAATTGCAGTCCTCCCTTCTGGTATGGTAGCAAGATTTGCCAAGACAGCAACAGCTTTGTCAACCATTCCAGCAGCAGGGTCCATAAGATCAACTAGGTGCCTCACAGCATCAGCTTGCACAATACGACCCTTGTTCTCATGGAGTATGGATAAGTTAAACAATGCAGTAGCTGCATCTTTCTTTCCTCGTGGGGTCCCGTTTCCCAGCAAGTCTACAAGAGGCTTGACGGCACCAGATCGTCCAATTCTcactttgttttcttcaatAACTGAGAGACTGAATAAAGTAGCTGCGGAATTCTCTTTAGCTTCAGGGTTCCCTGTTTCAAGGACGTGGATGAGAGGTTCAACAGCATCAGCATTTGCAATGGCAATCTTATTGTTATCATTGATTGACAAATTGAGGAGGGCTGTCACTGCATTTTCTTGGATTTTGGCATCTGGTGAATGAAGAAGACCAACCAGCATGTTTATAGCCCCACAATTTGCAATGACAATCCTGTTTTCCATGTTGTGCTTAGCAAGAAGGCGAATCTCTGATGTTGCTGATCTCTGGCCTTCGATGGAATCGCTCCTCAAATCCTCGATTAGCCTACGAACCTGATTCTCAATGGCAGAAAGATCACTCCGAGAATCCATGGATGAGGAAGATATTCTGGGAAATCCTCTGTCAGATGATTGCCGCCTAACAAATTGCCCTCTCATGCGGACATCACCCAATCTTGGTAGGATTAAATTTTCCCTTTGAGGAGCAGAAGAGGCTGCAGGCCCACCATCTGCAACCTCTCCAGATGCATCGCTACTGTAATTTGTCCTATCACTTGGGACTCTCATCACCCCATTGTTGACGTCACATTCCCCATCAAGTTGGCCGCTATTGGGAAGACTACCATTCATTGATGAACTGCCTACATGGTCACGTGAATCCATGTTCACGTCAGATGCTTGAAATGTGTCCTCTGTTGATTGTTCTGAAGTTTGTAGGTGAGAACCAGCTTGTCTTTCTACCAAACTATCTCTTGCTTCAGAACTTGCAAGAGATAACCTTGCAATATCTGCGGAGCCATTTGTGTATTCTGAAGATTGATTAGTGGAGGTCTCATGACCAGGGCGATTCACAGATGCATCAAAGTTCTGATGGACCACACTGGGGGGAGAAGCTCTATTCAAGCTTCTCATATATATTTCAGTTTCTGGGGACCCAGGAATATTATTACCCCTAGCTACACTAGGATGTAGAGGGCTGTTGCCTGTGGCGCTCAAATCTTGAGTGGAGGAGGCTGCTGAAGGAAAGTTCAGCTTCAAGGATTTCACAGGATCAGGTAGCTTAATGTCATTCAACTCGCACCAGTTAGCTATCAAAGCTTTCACGGTGTAGTTAGGGATTAAATTGGAGTGACTAAGCCTTTGCCGTGTCTTTGGGCAGATAGTAAAACCCTCATCAAGCCACAACTTGATATAAACCCGCTCATAGGTCTGACCAGATGCTACAATAACAGGATCAGACATCAGCTCCAGGGAAAGTGGGCAACAAAAATCACCAGGAACGGACACCGGGTAGTTGCTAagcaattttgtttctctGAGAAGGCGCTCATGCATATAATTGACCATTGGGATCATCTGCTCAACTAGATCCAGTTCTTCACGGTTTTCACTGCGTATTGCCCTTGCTTTGAGATTCTCAAGGGAAACAGCTTCCATGTATAATTCAAGGTTAGTTGAGAGGCTCAATGCAACCGATACTTTCAACAGATTCTCATGACTTTGTGTCCCCATAGTTAGCTCTATTGCAACCtctttcaccaaatcaaacaTGTGCTCATAATTTATATCTTGGAGTTTCTACAAGAAATCCAAGATCACAGATGAGAAACATGAGCTGGATGCAGAAGAGACATCAATGCAACAAATAGTAATAATAAATTACTCCATCTAGTTCTTAGAAAACTTGCGTTTTAGATAGGATTTCAGATAGCAAGGTGAGGTTAACTAGGGTTTACTGACCATATTAAGTCATTGTTTAGGAGTAATAACATATTACAGCAAAGTTGAGAAGCCCAGTTCTTTGGGGGGCTTCACTAGGAAGCTGCCTCCCCCCCCACaagcttcctggagaagccgaCCCCTAAATTTTGTTAAGCTTCCAAACTAAGCCTAACCAAATTTGGTGGGCGGCTTCTCAAGGAAGCTGGGGGAGGGCAGCTTCTCAGAGAAGCTGGTCCTAGAAGCCAAAAAGAACGCGCAGCTAGTCTGTTTGGTAGAAGCCCATTTCTCCCAGTCAGCAAGTGTTGGGTTCGATTGCTTGTGCTTGCGATTATTAAATTTAACCTTTTTTGCTGCACAAGCAAAACCTTTCATATAGGTGAAGAGCCAGCTTTCAGAATGGAGGTGAGCAGTTCAAGCCTtaattgcatgcatgattcaCATCAATACTGGGGGCAAAACAAGCCAAGTACCTCtttaagggtgtgtttggttcttgtcCAAAGTTAGccctaccaaaattttggcaaccTATATTATTTTGGTCCTTGTTTGGTTGATGGCCAATAATTTGGTTGCCAAAGGAATCTTGCCAACCTGTTCACACCTTCCTTCACAAATCTTGCCAACTTTTTGGCCAACCATGGGCCAACAAATTCttgaccaaatatttggctagccaattgTTGGCAAAAATTggcatggcatgcatgggcaAGAACCAAATAAGCCCTAAATCCCTCAACGCCAAGTTTTCATGCACATAGTTATGTTTTTATGAACTGGAGAGAGTAAAGAATAACTATACTATGTAAAGGTTTGGGTGGATTTTACATTACCTCAATACAGATGCAGGCGCAACCAGTTAGAGAAGGTAACAGAGAATTAGCAAGCTGGCACAGCTGAAGGGAGCATCCCTGAATATCTGAGATCACCGATTCAATTTGCCAAACCTGTTTAAGTTAATTCAACCATACTGAATCAGAAGGGAATCATTGGAAGAGCAGCATTAGCTACATGACTTTTATGGCATTCAACAAGCTGCAACGTAAAGAGGTATATTTTCTGATAGACAAAAAAGGTGAAGTGTGATATTCGAATAAAATAACTCCGCGACACCAGTAACAATCAGAACTGACTTAAATCAGCTCAAAAAGCTAAAAAGCCTCCAACTATTTGCATTACTTCGATATTAAATAGATATCTAGTAGCAAAAAGAACAAGTGCTATGCCAGAAACATAAAATTAAACAATCATTAGACCAATGAAACCAATAAGACATGATAACACATTAACACCAGAAGAGTCAGAACACAGGTCACAGAAAAAacaacttgcgcaagttcctCCATAAAAGGTCAGCATATGGCTTCAGT
This is a stretch of genomic DNA from Brachypodium distachyon strain Bd21 chromosome 1, Brachypodium_distachyon_v3.0, whole genome shotgun sequence. It encodes these proteins:
- the LOC100824267 gene encoding U-box domain-containing protein 4 isoform X2; its protein translation is MENFSPSTLLNSISHLSVLTSDGSTARPKPIQKYCQNVCDISSIVSPLIEEICKSPDEQLNEVLRDLDTAINEASGLIGNWQQTTSKIYFVWQIESVISDIQGCSLQLCQLANSLLPSLTGCACICIEKLQDINYEHMFDLVKEVAIELTMGTQSHENLLKVSVALSLSTNLELYMEAVSLENLKARAIRSENREELDLVEQMIPMVNYMHERLLRETKLLSNYPVSVPGDFCCPLSLELMSDPVIVASGQTYERVYIKLWLDEGFTICPKTRQRLSHSNLIPNYTVKALIANWCELNDIKLPDPVKSLKLNFPSAASSTQDLSATGNSPLHPSVARGNNIPGSPETEIYMRSLNRASPPSVVHQNFDASVNRPGHETSTNQSSEYTNGSADIARLSLASSEARDSLVERQAGSHLQTSEQSTEDTFQASDVNMDSRDHVGSSSMNGSLPNSGQLDGECDVNNGVMRVPSDRTNYSSDASGEVADGGPAASSAPQRENLILPRLGDVRMRGQFVRRQSSDRGFPRISSSSMDSRSDLSAIENQVRRLIEDLRSDSIEGQRSATSEIRLLAKHNMENRIVIANCGAINMLVGLLHSPDAKIQENAVTALLNLSINDNNKIAIANADAVEPLIHVLETGNPEAKENSAATLFSLSVIEENKVRIGRSGAVKPLVDLLGNGTPRGKKDAATALFNLSILHENKGRIVQADAVRHLVDLMDPAAGMVDKAVAVLANLATIPEGRTAIGQARGIPSLVEVVELGSARGKENAAAALLQLCTNSNRFCSIVLQEGAVPPLVALSQSGTPRAREKAQALLSYFRSQRHGNSARR
- the LOC100824267 gene encoding U-box domain-containing protein 4 isoform X1, which codes for MDLFTGLMENFSPSTLLNSISHLSVLTSDGSTARPKPIQKYCQNVCDISSIVSPLIEEICKSPDEQLNEVLRDLDTAINEASGLIGNWQQTTSKIYFVWQIESVISDIQGCSLQLCQLANSLLPSLTGCACICIEKLQDINYEHMFDLVKEVAIELTMGTQSHENLLKVSVALSLSTNLELYMEAVSLENLKARAIRSENREELDLVEQMIPMVNYMHERLLRETKLLSNYPVSVPGDFCCPLSLELMSDPVIVASGQTYERVYIKLWLDEGFTICPKTRQRLSHSNLIPNYTVKALIANWCELNDIKLPDPVKSLKLNFPSAASSTQDLSATGNSPLHPSVARGNNIPGSPETEIYMRSLNRASPPSVVHQNFDASVNRPGHETSTNQSSEYTNGSADIARLSLASSEARDSLVERQAGSHLQTSEQSTEDTFQASDVNMDSRDHVGSSSMNGSLPNSGQLDGECDVNNGVMRVPSDRTNYSSDASGEVADGGPAASSAPQRENLILPRLGDVRMRGQFVRRQSSDRGFPRISSSSMDSRSDLSAIENQVRRLIEDLRSDSIEGQRSATSEIRLLAKHNMENRIVIANCGAINMLVGLLHSPDAKIQENAVTALLNLSINDNNKIAIANADAVEPLIHVLETGNPEAKENSAATLFSLSVIEENKVRIGRSGAVKPLVDLLGNGTPRGKKDAATALFNLSILHENKGRIVQADAVRHLVDLMDPAAGMVDKAVAVLANLATIPEGRTAIGQARGIPSLVEVVELGSARGKENAAAALLQLCTNSNRFCSIVLQEGAVPPLVALSQSGTPRAREKAQALLSYFRSQRHGNSARR